From one Paenibacillus terrae HPL-003 genomic stretch:
- a CDS encoding IDEAL domain-containing protein — translation MIKLNTVEIIEIIKKQIPKVMNIKPVELKFTDDFGRTSLAATDHKFTLTNQHYSAKVMDCVLETQVRPILMCEIIYFLKCEFIDGHVDVRLDYDICAEGGCGPTASAVITFDHATQLGIEELADLIDLALHMNDKTWFEELSSQYVKTKAGASIR, via the coding sequence ATGATTAAGCTGAATACAGTTGAGATAATCGAAATTATAAAGAAGCAAATTCCCAAGGTCATGAATATCAAGCCAGTGGAACTGAAATTTACGGATGACTTTGGACGGACATCGCTGGCAGCGACGGATCACAAATTCACGCTGACGAACCAGCATTATTCCGCCAAGGTGATGGATTGTGTGCTGGAGACGCAGGTGCGTCCCATTTTAATGTGCGAAATTATTTATTTTCTGAAATGTGAGTTTATCGACGGGCATGTTGATGTACGGCTGGATTACGATATATGCGCGGAGGGTGGCTGTGGACCAACCGCTTCGGCGGTCATTACGTTTGATCATGCTACGCAGCTCGGGATCGAAGAACTGGCCGATCTGATTGATCTGGCTCTACACATGAATGATAAAACCTGGTTTGAAGAGCTTTCCAGCCAATATGTTAAAACAAAAGCAGGAGCGTCCATTAGATAA
- a CDS encoding thiamine pyrophosphate-dependent enzyme: MAKLEEELKQTGAAQVTTFESGNEMAATAAAQINYHMMGYFPITPSTEVAQYLDQMRTRGQHDIKLVAADGEHGSAGICYGAAAAGARVVNATSSQGFLYMLEQLPVQSGTRFPMVMNLVTRAISGPLDIRGDHSDLYYGLNTGWVILTASTPQAVYDMNIMALKIAEHSDVRLPVMVAYDGFYTSHQKRKVQYFADAETVRGFVGPNPNLNYPNISDFDHPVTVGAHMNGDDLTNNHAQLSEALKLSEGVYEQVAAEYAALSGREYPILDLYHMEDAEVAIFLLNSAAESAKDVADQLRARGIKAGVIRPNIIRPFPAAQLREALRHVKALLVGERADSYGADGGNLTHEIKAALQEDPLNRTLVLCRIFGLGGKDFYAEDAEAFFQLAIEAAEAGRTEKPFDYYGLNPGSPDKVMPQVMQPPRGDAYRTGLIQVTPDETTGKLKVKVPPLRSLTTKPRRLTPGHGACPGCGALSALELFFKGIEGDIVVLFQTGCVYVVTTGYPYTSHKQPMIHNLFQNGAATLSGALEAYMEMKRRNEIEMADDPTFIMISGDGGMDIGMGSAIGAALRNHKLIMLEYDNEGYMNTGSQQSYSTPVGHMTSTSGVGKMQKGKQGHHKDTVQIMAACNIPYAFTAAESHPQDMLRKAAKAQWYANNVGTAYGKILCACPLNWKSEDRLGTSIVGAAVESCFFPLYEIEQGSTTITYNPEDKGKRIPAAEWLKLMGKTKHLLKEEATLATFEQEIERRWSILKKKHEISEL, translated from the coding sequence ATGGCGAAACTGGAGGAAGAGCTCAAGCAGACTGGCGCCGCACAGGTGACGACGTTCGAATCCGGCAATGAAATGGCGGCTACGGCGGCTGCGCAGATCAATTATCATATGATGGGATATTTTCCGATCACACCGTCGACCGAGGTGGCGCAATATCTGGATCAGATGAGAACGAGAGGTCAGCATGACATTAAGCTGGTCGCGGCGGATGGTGAGCATGGATCGGCAGGGATATGCTATGGTGCTGCGGCAGCGGGAGCGAGGGTTGTGAACGCGACAAGTTCGCAAGGCTTCCTGTATATGCTGGAGCAGTTGCCAGTGCAGTCCGGTACTCGTTTTCCTATGGTTATGAATCTGGTGACCCGGGCTATTAGTGGCCCGCTGGATATCCGTGGGGATCATTCGGACTTGTATTATGGACTGAATACGGGCTGGGTCATTTTGACCGCAAGCACGCCGCAGGCTGTGTATGATATGAACATTATGGCGCTGAAAATCGCAGAGCACAGCGATGTCCGGCTGCCTGTGATGGTCGCTTATGACGGTTTTTACACGTCCCATCAGAAGCGTAAGGTGCAATATTTTGCCGATGCCGAAACCGTGCGCGGTTTTGTGGGACCGAACCCGAATCTGAATTATCCGAATATTTCCGATTTTGACCATCCGGTTACTGTCGGGGCGCATATGAATGGCGATGACCTGACGAATAATCATGCTCAGTTATCCGAGGCGTTAAAGCTTTCAGAAGGAGTATATGAGCAGGTTGCCGCAGAATATGCCGCTTTATCCGGGCGGGAATATCCGATTTTGGATCTCTATCATATGGAGGATGCCGAGGTTGCAATATTCCTGCTGAATTCGGCGGCTGAATCGGCTAAGGATGTAGCCGATCAGCTCCGCGCGCGCGGCATTAAGGCCGGTGTGATTCGTCCGAATATCATTCGGCCGTTTCCGGCTGCGCAGCTGCGTGAGGCATTGCGCCATGTCAAGGCGCTGCTGGTGGGTGAACGTGCGGATTCGTACGGCGCCGATGGCGGTAATTTGACGCACGAAATCAAGGCGGCCTTGCAGGAGGACCCGCTGAACCGGACGCTTGTATTGTGCCGCATCTTTGGCTTGGGCGGCAAGGATTTTTATGCGGAAGACGCTGAGGCATTCTTCCAGCTTGCGATTGAGGCGGCGGAAGCCGGACGGACCGAGAAGCCTTTTGATTACTATGGGCTTAATCCGGGGTCCCCGGACAAGGTCATGCCGCAGGTTATGCAGCCGCCACGGGGCGATGCGTACCGTACGGGTCTGATTCAGGTTACGCCGGATGAGACGACCGGGAAGCTCAAGGTCAAGGTGCCGCCGTTACGTTCACTCACGACCAAACCACGCCGTCTCACGCCGGGTCATGGGGCGTGTCCGGGCTGTGGAGCGTTGTCTGCGCTGGAGCTGTTTTTCAAAGGCATCGAGGGCGATATCGTCGTGCTGTTCCAAACAGGCTGCGTATACGTGGTGACGACAGGTTATCCGTATACATCACATAAGCAGCCAATGATTCATAATCTTTTTCAAAATGGGGCTGCCACGCTCTCTGGAGCGCTGGAGGCTTACATGGAGATGAAGCGCCGCAATGAGATCGAGATGGCGGATGATCCGACCTTTATTATGATCAGTGGTGACGGCGGGATGGATATCGGCATGGGCTCGGCTATTGGGGCTGCTCTTCGCAATCATAAGTTGATCATGCTGGAATATGATAACGAGGGGTACATGAATACAGGCTCGCAGCAATCGTACTCGACTCCGGTCGGTCATATGACAAGCACGTCAGGTGTAGGGAAGATGCAAAAAGGCAAACAGGGCCACCACAAGGATACGGTGCAAATTATGGCAGCCTGCAACATTCCATATGCCTTCACGGCAGCCGAAAGCCATCCGCAGGATATGCTGCGTAAAGCGGCCAAGGCACAATGGTATGCCAATAACGTGGGTACGGCCTATGGTAAAATCCTCTGCGCCTGTCCGCTGAACTGGAAATCCGAGGATAGACTGGGTACCAGCATTGTAGGTGCCGCTGTGGAATCTTGCTTCTTCCCGTTGTACGAGATTGAGCAAGGCAGTACGACGATTACGTACAATCCGGAGGACAAGGGAAAACGGATTCCAGCCGCGGAATGGCTCAAATTAATGGGCAAAACGAAACATCTTCTCAAGGAGGAAGCCACGCTGGCTACCTTTGAGCAGGAGATTGAGCGCCGCTGGAGTATCCTGAAAAAGAAACATGAAATTTCGGAGCTATAA
- a CDS encoding 2-oxoacid:acceptor oxidoreductase family protein, protein MSILTRTNRLGFFEIRLESIGGLGANLAGKMLAETGVLGLGLNASNFSSYGSEKKGTPVKSFVRFCDPGVDIRDHSPIEQPHVVGIFHEALYKTVNVISGLPADGIVVVNSTRPAEEIRADLGLVSGTLAVVDAMGIALEERTKLNTSMLGALFRVCDFLDPEAMRSVIRSTFEKKNPQLVEPNLRTFNRGFEEMELHVYPVTSDAQDRIFERPQPLLGYETQPSGGVIATQGNSMTRDVSGSRQGFVPEYEADKCTHCAKCDSICPDYCFVWEEQADKRGRMIPFLQGIDYQYCKGCLKCVDICPSGALSSRREQWGWAEQNRVAHQFPVYEGGRV, encoded by the coding sequence TTGTCTATTTTAACGCGCACAAATCGACTCGGATTTTTTGAAATCCGGCTGGAATCCATTGGTGGACTCGGCGCTAATCTGGCTGGTAAAATGCTGGCCGAAACGGGCGTTCTTGGTCTGGGGCTGAATGCTTCCAATTTCTCGTCCTACGGTTCAGAAAAGAAGGGAACCCCGGTCAAAAGCTTTGTACGTTTCTGTGATCCCGGGGTCGATATCCGTGATCACAGTCCGATTGAGCAACCGCATGTAGTAGGCATTTTTCATGAAGCATTGTACAAAACGGTCAATGTCATCAGCGGGCTTCCAGCGGATGGGATCGTTGTGGTCAATTCCACGCGTCCGGCAGAGGAAATACGGGCTGATTTGGGATTGGTATCCGGCACGCTGGCGGTAGTGGATGCGATGGGCATCGCACTGGAGGAGCGGACCAAGCTAAATACGTCCATGTTGGGTGCGCTGTTCCGTGTCTGTGATTTTTTAGATCCAGAGGCGATGAGATCGGTTATTCGCAGTACCTTTGAGAAGAAAAATCCACAGCTGGTGGAGCCTAATTTGCGTACGTTTAACCGGGGCTTTGAGGAAATGGAGCTACACGTATATCCGGTTACGAGCGATGCACAGGATCGCATTTTTGAACGGCCGCAGCCTTTGCTGGGCTATGAAACACAACCCTCGGGAGGTGTTATTGCCACGCAGGGAAACAGCATGACGAGAGATGTCAGCGGTTCACGTCAGGGCTTTGTGCCTGAATATGAAGCTGATAAATGTACGCATTGTGCCAAGTGTGATTCGATTTGCCCGGATTACTGTTTTGTATGGGAAGAGCAAGCAGACAAACGCGGAAGAATGATTCCATTTTTGCAAGGAATTGATTACCAGTATTGCAAAGGATGTCTGAAATGTGTAGATATTTGCCCATCGGGGGCATTAAGCTCGCGTCGCGAACAATGGGGATGGGCGGAACAGAATCGAGTTGCCCACCAATTTCCGGTATATGAAGGAGGACGTGTGTAA
- a CDS encoding peptidylprolyl isomerase, with protein sequence MKKGRIDLENGGIVEIDFFPEEAPNTVANFEKLANSGYYNGLSFHRVIPGFVAQGGCPNGTGTGGPGYTIDCETATNTTKHAKGVLSMAHAGRNTGGSQFFICYAPQPHLDGVHTVFGQVTKGMEFIDAVKQGDKMKEVKVFDA encoded by the coding sequence ATGAAAAAAGGTAGAATAGATCTTGAAAATGGCGGTATCGTCGAAATTGATTTTTTTCCAGAAGAAGCGCCAAACACGGTTGCTAACTTTGAAAAGCTGGCAAACAGCGGCTACTACAACGGATTGAGCTTTCACCGTGTAATTCCAGGCTTTGTTGCCCAAGGTGGTTGTCCTAATGGAACAGGCACAGGCGGCCCTGGCTATACAATCGACTGCGAAACAGCTACGAACACAACGAAGCATGCCAAGGGCGTTCTGTCCATGGCGCATGCAGGCCGTAACACAGGCGGAAGCCAATTCTTCATCTGTTACGCTCCACAGCCGCATTTGGATGGAGTACATACTGTATTTGGTCAAGTGACCAAAGGTATGGAATTCATTGATGCTGTAAAACAAGGCGACAAAATGAAAGAGGTTAAAGTATTTGACGCGTAA
- the lysA gene encoding diaminopimelate decarboxylase produces MYLHGSSKINSNGHLEIGGCDTTLLKERFGTPLYIVDEQLVRQRCREFIEAFHETGLKFQVAYASKAFCVMAMCALAAEEGMSLDVVSSGELFTALQAGFPAERIHFHGNNKTPEEIEMALDAQIGCFVVDSEMELHLLQALASERKQHVNILLRVTPGVEAHTHEYMATGQEDSKFGFDIANGTARHAVEQAIKLDHLNLLGVHSHIGSQIFEVNGFQMAAERVAAFSREIKEQLQFSFKVINLGGGFGIRYTEEDTPLKISTYVQAIGEAVKTHFSGLYDELPEIWIEPGRSIVGDSGTTLYTVGSIKDIPQVRKYVSVDGGMTDNPRPALYQAKYEAMLANRAYDANEETVSIAGKCCESGDMLIWDVELPRPTNGDLLAVASTGAYNYSMASNYNRIRRPAVVFVNNGEAELVVRRESYEDIVRNDVVPQRLVRDQAGPSAHPNAKITVSS; encoded by the coding sequence ATGTATTTGCATGGAAGCAGTAAAATTAACAGCAATGGACATTTGGAGATTGGCGGATGTGATACAACGCTTTTGAAGGAGCGTTTTGGAACACCGCTATATATTGTAGACGAACAGTTAGTACGCCAGCGTTGCCGGGAGTTTATAGAAGCTTTTCATGAAACCGGGTTGAAGTTTCAAGTCGCTTATGCAAGCAAAGCATTTTGCGTAATGGCGATGTGTGCTTTGGCTGCAGAAGAAGGGATGTCACTCGACGTCGTTTCCAGTGGAGAGCTGTTCACCGCGCTGCAAGCTGGATTTCCGGCAGAGCGAATCCATTTTCACGGCAACAACAAAACACCGGAAGAAATTGAAATGGCATTAGATGCGCAAATTGGTTGCTTCGTGGTCGACAGCGAGATGGAGCTGCATTTGCTTCAGGCTCTTGCCTCCGAGCGGAAACAGCATGTAAATATTTTATTGCGGGTTACACCGGGGGTTGAAGCGCATACGCACGAATATATGGCTACAGGCCAAGAGGATTCAAAGTTCGGTTTTGACATTGCGAACGGTACAGCACGCCATGCGGTGGAGCAGGCTATCAAGCTGGATCATCTGAACCTCCTGGGGGTGCATTCCCATATTGGATCGCAAATTTTTGAAGTGAACGGCTTCCAAATGGCTGCCGAACGGGTTGCCGCTTTTTCCAGAGAAATCAAGGAACAGCTTCAGTTTTCTTTCAAGGTTATTAATCTGGGTGGGGGATTTGGCATTCGTTACACAGAAGAGGACACGCCACTGAAAATTTCCACCTATGTACAGGCTATCGGCGAAGCGGTAAAAACTCATTTTTCCGGGCTTTATGATGAGCTTCCAGAAATCTGGATTGAGCCGGGACGCAGTATTGTGGGTGATTCAGGCACAACTTTATACACGGTAGGAAGTATCAAGGATATTCCGCAGGTACGTAAATACGTCTCGGTGGACGGCGGAATGACAGATAATCCGCGTCCAGCGCTATATCAGGCGAAGTATGAAGCCATGCTGGCTAACCGAGCGTACGATGCGAACGAGGAGACGGTATCCATTGCGGGCAAATGCTGTGAGAGCGGCGATATGCTCATTTGGGATGTGGAGCTGCCGCGTCCGACCAACGGGGATTTGCTGGCTGTTGCTTCAACCGGAGCCTACAATTATTCCATGGCGAGTAATTATAACCGGATACGCCGACCAGCGGTTGTATTTGTAAATAATGGTGAGGCCGAGCTGGTAGTGCGCCGGGAAAGCTATGAGGATATCGTTCGGAATGATGTCGTGCCACAGCGCCTGGTCCGTGACCAAGCCGGTCCATCGGCTCATCCCAACGCTAAGATTACGGTTTCTTCCTGA
- a CDS encoding spore germination protein: MEHRPDQDHQEDGAIGNEGYTAGEEEMSPWKKRQAQESARFKHKKESERSDNVEESVLYWQGKDDISPRMKDNRETLKAVIGLGETFDVVFREMTLGGRHIGYLFLNTFAKDQVMVEVLKRLTYLTPDDLSTDGLQSYFENYIPHIQVEKSDKMSVVINKVLTGYSAFFMEGERFSVILDTRNYPVRNPEEPSLERVVRGARDGFTETMLTNVGLVRRRLRDPGLKFEAMQVGRRTRTDVCLGYIDDIVDKVMVDTVRDKIKNVDLDGIPLADKQLEETIINKGWNPYPLVRYSERPDVVASHIMEGRLVIFVDTSPSVMILPTTFFDLCQHAEENRQTAFMGSYLRWVRFIGIFASMFLLPMWLLMVINPELKPAFLDFIGPQKEAHLPLIAQFIIVELGVDLMRMAAVHTPTPLASAMGLIAAILVGDIAVKTGLFVNEVVLYMAVAAIGMFATPSYELGLANRLIRLFLLIAVAIFHVPGFIVGTTLIILMLTLHRSYNSSYLWPFIPFNAKAMASILFRMPVLNAPNRPSSNKTRDNTRMPDTDASTDSNSGNRQEH; this comes from the coding sequence ATGGAGCATAGACCGGATCAAGATCATCAGGAGGACGGAGCCATCGGGAATGAAGGTTATACTGCTGGCGAGGAAGAAATGAGCCCGTGGAAAAAAAGGCAGGCACAGGAGTCAGCACGTTTTAAGCATAAAAAAGAGAGTGAGCGTTCTGATAACGTAGAGGAATCCGTCCTCTATTGGCAGGGTAAGGATGATATATCGCCAAGGATGAAGGATAATCGGGAAACGCTTAAAGCAGTAATCGGTCTGGGGGAGACCTTTGACGTTGTATTCAGGGAGATGACACTGGGCGGGCGTCATATCGGCTATCTGTTTCTGAATACCTTTGCCAAGGACCAAGTCATGGTTGAAGTGCTAAAGCGGCTCACCTATCTAACACCGGATGATCTGTCTACGGACGGACTGCAATCGTATTTTGAAAATTATATTCCGCATATTCAGGTGGAAAAGAGTGACAAAATGTCGGTTGTCATCAATAAGGTGCTGACAGGCTATAGCGCCTTCTTTATGGAAGGTGAGCGCTTTTCGGTCATTTTGGACACCCGTAATTACCCGGTACGCAATCCCGAGGAGCCATCACTGGAGCGCGTCGTACGCGGTGCCCGTGACGGCTTTACAGAGACGATGCTGACAAATGTGGGTCTGGTTCGCCGTCGTTTGCGAGACCCCGGCCTTAAATTTGAGGCGATGCAGGTTGGTCGCCGCACCCGAACAGACGTATGCTTGGGCTACATTGATGATATCGTGGATAAAGTGATGGTGGATACTGTACGCGACAAAATTAAAAACGTCGATCTGGACGGCATCCCGCTGGCAGATAAGCAATTAGAGGAGACGATAATTAACAAAGGCTGGAATCCATATCCATTAGTGCGATATTCGGAGCGACCAGATGTTGTGGCTTCGCATATTATGGAAGGGCGACTCGTTATTTTCGTCGATACTTCACCCAGCGTGATGATCTTGCCTACCACCTTTTTTGACCTGTGTCAGCATGCAGAAGAGAATCGGCAAACGGCTTTTATGGGGAGCTATTTGCGCTGGGTTCGCTTTATAGGGATTTTTGCCTCGATGTTTTTGCTTCCGATGTGGCTGCTTATGGTCATCAATCCCGAGCTAAAACCGGCATTTCTCGATTTTATCGGTCCTCAAAAGGAAGCCCATCTCCCGCTGATCGCCCAGTTTATCATTGTGGAGCTAGGGGTCGATCTCATGCGCATGGCGGCTGTCCATACACCGACACCGCTGGCTTCCGCGATGGGCTTGATCGCCGCCATTTTGGTCGGGGATATTGCGGTCAAAACGGGACTTTTCGTCAACGAAGTTGTGCTGTATATGGCTGTGGCTGCTATCGGGATGTTTGCAACACCGAGCTATGAATTGGGATTGGCCAATCGGCTAATCCGGCTGTTTTTGCTGATTGCTGTGGCTATTTTCCACGTTCCGGGTTTTATCGTAGGCACGACACTGATCATTTTGATGCTGACACTGCACCGGTCATACAATTCTTCCTACCTGTGGCCGTTCATTCCTTTTAATGCCAAGGCGATGGCTTCCATCTTGTTCCGTATGCCTGTACTGAATGCGCCTAATCGTCCGTCATCTAACAAAACGCGGGACAATACGCGCATGCCTGACACAGATGCAAGCACGGATTCGAACTCTGGCAACAGGCAAGAACATTAA
- a CDS encoding stage V sporulation protein AB, which translates to MICVQGILQIILGIAGGVAVGGGVIALFIVLDMIPRLAQLTRTYKQSRAYEKSMILGSVVGTVADFWNICLPLPGVLTWIPGLFCGVFIGLLAAALTEVLNLLPILAKRLHMTVYMFGLLMAMVLGKVTGSFFDWFVYNR; encoded by the coding sequence ATGATATGTGTACAGGGTATACTTCAGATCATTTTAGGTATCGCTGGAGGCGTAGCGGTGGGTGGCGGCGTGATCGCACTTTTTATTGTGCTGGATATGATTCCTCGGCTGGCACAGCTTACCCGTACCTATAAACAATCACGTGCATACGAAAAATCTATGATTTTGGGTTCAGTGGTGGGAACGGTGGCAGATTTTTGGAATATTTGCTTGCCGTTGCCGGGCGTACTTACGTGGATACCGGGGTTATTTTGCGGAGTGTTTATCGGTTTACTTGCCGCAGCACTGACGGAGGTACTGAATCTTTTGCCTATACTCGCCAAGCGGCTCCATATGACCGTCTATATGTTTGGTTTGCTGATGGCGATGGTGCTGGGTAAGGTGACAGGTTCGTTTTTTGACTGGTTCGTGTATAACCGATAA
- a CDS encoding stage V sporulation protein AA yields the protein MTHNPAPTVSPIVYLRLRSRVRMLQGHDLRLGDVAHLLADPEWENDLLELVLKRPQQQDGNLILVDMLQIISKIRERIPGVVVESLGKPHVLVEIVEKPRKPSKILFVLVWLLLFFGSALTIMNFHADVSMMEVQVRIVEMITGHKDEHPYLFQISYSIGIGFGMIVFFNHLFKKKWNEEPTPLEVEMYLYQENVDQYVVAEEYEKMARMHTKDKRR from the coding sequence ATGACTCATAATCCGGCTCCTACAGTGTCTCCCATAGTCTACTTACGTCTCCGCAGTCGTGTACGCATGTTACAGGGGCATGACTTGCGTTTGGGAGATGTAGCCCATCTGCTGGCAGATCCCGAATGGGAAAACGATCTGCTGGAGCTTGTTCTCAAGCGGCCGCAGCAGCAGGACGGCAATCTGATACTGGTGGATATGCTGCAAATCATTTCGAAAATTAGAGAACGCATTCCGGGTGTCGTCGTGGAATCTCTCGGCAAGCCGCATGTGCTTGTGGAAATCGTGGAGAAACCGCGTAAGCCATCCAAAATATTGTTTGTCCTGGTATGGTTGCTTCTGTTCTTTGGATCTGCGCTCACGATTATGAATTTCCACGCTGACGTCAGCATGATGGAGGTGCAGGTGCGGATTGTTGAGATGATTACCGGACACAAAGATGAGCATCCATATCTGTTCCAGATTTCGTATTCGATCGGCATCGGCTTCGGCATGATTGTGTTCTTTAATCATTTGTTCAAAAAAAAATGGAACGAGGAGCCGACGCCGCTGGAAGTGGAAATGTATCTGTACCAGGAAAATGTGGATCAGTACGTTGTGGCGGAGGAATATGAAAAGATGGCCCGCATGCATACGAAGGATAAGCGCCGATGA
- the sigF gene encoding RNA polymerase sporulation sigma factor SigF translates to MEAGGKKTSNSYLEDAEVKRLIALSQSGDNDARETLVNSNIRLVWSVVQRFMNRGYEPDDLFQIGCIGLLKSVDKFDLSYEVKFSTYAVPMIIGEIQRFLRDDGTLKVSRSLKETANKVRKMKDELSKRLNRLPTIKEVADELGVTPEDVVFAQEANKPPTSIHETVFENDGDPITLMDQIADESQERWFDKLALNEAIGGLTERERLIVYLRYYRDQTQSEVASRLGISQVQVSRLEKKILQSIRDQIAQ, encoded by the coding sequence ATGGAAGCAGGAGGAAAAAAAACTTCGAACAGCTATTTGGAGGATGCGGAAGTCAAACGGCTCATTGCACTGAGTCAATCCGGTGATAATGATGCCCGTGAGACACTGGTCAATAGTAATATCCGGCTCGTCTGGTCTGTCGTGCAGCGCTTTATGAACCGGGGATATGAACCTGACGATCTTTTTCAGATCGGCTGCATCGGTTTGTTAAAATCGGTGGACAAATTCGATCTAAGCTATGAAGTCAAATTTTCAACGTATGCGGTCCCGATGATTATTGGGGAAATTCAACGTTTTCTGCGCGATGACGGCACGCTCAAGGTTAGCCGCTCCTTAAAGGAGACGGCCAATAAGGTCCGCAAAATGAAGGACGAGCTGTCCAAACGGCTGAACCGTTTACCTACGATCAAGGAAGTCGCAGATGAACTGGGAGTTACACCAGAGGATGTTGTTTTTGCCCAGGAGGCTAACAAGCCGCCAACCTCGATTCATGAAACGGTGTTCGAAAATGACGGTGATCCGATTACGCTCATGGATCAGATTGCTGATGAATCGCAGGAGCGATGGTTCGACAAGCTGGCGCTGAATGAGGCTATCGGCGGGCTGACTGAGCGGGAACGGCTCATTGTATATCTGCGTTATTATCGCGATCAGACCCAATCGGAGGTCGCAAGCCGACTTGGTATTTCCCAGGTGCAGGTATCGCGGCTGGAAAAAAAGATTTTGCAATCGATTCGCGATCAGATTGCTCAATAA
- the spoIIAB gene encoding anti-sigma F factor, producing the protein MRESTGNNFMSLQFAAKSENEAFARVAVAAFISRLDPTMDELSDLKTVVSEAVTNSIIHGYDSDPSGVVTIKVGIETDVVTLVIEDAGRGIEDLELAKQPLYTSKPELERSGMGFTIMENFMDEFEAVSEPGGGTSVRMKKRIESKKALYN; encoded by the coding sequence ATGAGAGAAAGTACGGGAAACAATTTCATGAGCTTGCAGTTTGCCGCCAAATCCGAGAATGAAGCGTTTGCCCGCGTCGCTGTCGCTGCCTTTATTTCCCGGCTTGATCCGACGATGGACGAGCTAAGCGATCTGAAAACCGTGGTGTCCGAGGCGGTGACGAACAGTATTATTCACGGCTATGACAGCGATCCGTCCGGAGTCGTGACGATCAAGGTTGGGATTGAAACGGACGTGGTTACATTGGTGATTGAAGATGCAGGAAGAGGGATTGAGGATTTGGAGCTGGCGAAGCAGCCACTGTATACGTCCAAGCCTGAATTGGAACGGTCCGGCATGGGGTTTACCATTATGGAAAATTTCATGGATGAGTTTGAAGCAGTCAGTGAGCCGGGCGGAGGCACGTCGGTCCGGATGAAGAAAAGGATTGAATCCAAGAAAGCTTTGTATAATTAG
- the spoIIAA gene encoding anti-sigma F factor antagonist — protein sequence MNLQIEMEHHRGVLIVRLSGELDHHTSDMVRMQMDEAIQRRQCEHIVLSLKNLQFMDSSGLGVILGRYKLIKQKGGKMAVCDVNPPVHRLLDMSGLFKIMPVYENEGNALTELEVVS from the coding sequence ATGAACTTGCAAATTGAAATGGAGCATCACCGGGGGGTGCTGATTGTTAGACTGTCCGGTGAGCTTGATCACCATACGTCGGACATGGTCCGTATGCAAATGGATGAGGCGATTCAGCGCCGACAATGCGAGCATATCGTGCTCAGCCTGAAGAATCTCCAGTTTATGGACAGCTCCGGCCTTGGCGTTATCTTGGGACGTTACAAGCTGATTAAACAAAAGGGCGGGAAAATGGCTGTCTGTGATGTCAATCCGCCGGTACACCGACTGCTGGATATGTCAGGCTTGTTTAAAATCATGCCTGTATATGAAAACGAGGGAAATGCGCTCACGGAACTGGAGGTGGTGTCATGA